From the genome of Methanothrix soehngenii GP6:
GGATCAATAATAGTGATAGCGGCGGCCAGGTGGAAGCAATCATCGATTGGCTGAAAGAGAAGCTTGATGCGGATAAGATCTACACCCATATCGATACTGACACTAAAGACGTATGGCTGAACCTGGACTGAGGGCCGGACGAGAAGGGGGCCACTCACCCGGGTGGACCATTCTATCAGGGAGACAAGCACATAGTGCTATGCATAAGAGACGCCTTTAGCAGGACCCCGCTAAGGCTGCCGGAGGCACCAGAAGATGAAGCTGAACAAGGCACGTCTGAGCGGCTGGAGGCTGGCAACAAAACTATTGGCCAAACGGTCACTGAATCAATTCAAGAAGCGGTTAGTATCGACCAATCGCGCGTAGGGCAACAGACAACCAGCACTACTGGCATAGAAGCCCAGTCCTGGTCCAAGACTCTTGGCAGCAGCGTATGTGACAATGCTCCCTGTGAGCCGGTGATCAATGCCACGATGGGTGAGGAGTTTAACATCACCATCCCCTCTAATCCCTCAACTGGATTTGAGTGGTGGACTGAATTCGATCCCCAATTCCTGACCCTGGTGGGAGCGAGATCAACCCAGGACAATGTCAGTTTGGAGATGGTCGGAGTGCCGGAGAACGAGATCTTCACCTACCGGGCAGTAATCCCTGGAGAGACGGAGGTTTATCTTCTTCTCCTTCAGCCTTGGGAAAACGGCACCATCGCTGAGAGGCTCATCTATCCAGTGAATATAGCAGAATAAAACGCAGGCTGATCCGGTGCCATCCGGATCTATTGATCTTTTTGGCTCTTCGCTGAATTATGTGGGTGAGGTCAGGCATAGAATATGGCCTCTGTGTCTCCACATGAAAAACTTAAAAAAACAAGATGCTGCGGATCATCCGCATCCCTCCTTCAAATCTTTCTCCACCAAGTATCCTGCCTGACTGATGATCTTTATCATCTCGTCGATATCCATCATTCTTATGGGCGAAACAGAGCTGGGAATTTTTGGTTTGGTTTTCGTGACCTCTGGTTCTTGATAATTCTCGTGATTCATAAGCAAATGATAGATGATGCAGAGCACTTTTCTGGCGAGCGCAACGGTTGCAATATTCTTCTTTCCGCACCTTGCCAATATCCTCTGGAAGAATCTCATTAACCTTGAATTCTTCTTGGTCCTGGATATGGCTTTTGCAGCTTCCACCAAGATCCTTCGCATATGCTTAGATCCCGTCTTAGTGATCTTCCCAGTTCGCAGCTTCCCTGCCGATTGGTAGACCGAAGGCACAATACCGAAGTACTTTGCCATCTTATCCGCACTCGGAAAGTCCCTGTAATCTCCCATTTCTGCAATAATGGTAGCTGCCGAAATGAATCCAACACCTGGAACAGACAAAATAATTTTCAAATCATCCTCGAAGGGTTTGACTTTTTCGGCGATCTCAGCTTCCAGAATTTTTATCTTCTTGCTAATATCATCTATGACATCAAGATTTGCCTTGATCAAAAATACCTGAACGGGATCTAATCCATTCTTGATGGCTTCTCTGAGTTCGTCTTCCTTTTTCCGAATCCTCTTCGAAGGTATTCCAGATATGATCTGATCGATCGTCTTTCCTTCCAGAAGCCTATCAATGATATATCTTCCAGATTTGCCAAAAGAGTCGGATATGACAGAGGAGAGCTTGATGCAGCAGGCCGAAAGTGATTGATGAATCTGGTTCTTGATTTTGGACCTTGCATTGACCAGTGTCTCACGAGCACGAGTTATGCTTCTTAGATCTCGGTAGTCTTTTGGATAGATTCTGGAGGGCGTGATGAGATTATTGAGACAATATATCGCGATTCGTTCCGAATCAAGTTTATCGGTTTTCTTGTGCTCAATATTCCGGATCTGATATGCATTGGCCAGGATAAATTCGACATGACCTTCTAGAATGGTGAAGATAGGATACCAAAAACCTCCCGTGGATTCTACAGCCAGCCTCTGGCATCTGTGATTTATTATCCAGGATCTGAATGCCAAGAGGCCATCTTGGTTCATATTAAAACGTTCTTGGAGCTTCAATCCACTTCGGGATATCATTGTAGCAATAAGAAAATCCTTGTGGATATCTGCTCCGCAAACTATTTCCTTATCTGAGTCCATCGTCTCACTTGCCTGATATGGGCAGATGATGATCACTCGTGCGTGCAACTTCACATACGCGTTCAAAGACGCATTTGGGCATCCACGAGATCATGGTTGTCTTTGTGTCGAGATCATGTCTCAGGTCACAGATCAACCTTCACTGCCCATATCAGCCTTGCCTATGGCTCTATGGGTTTTTCATGCTTTGGGCATGATCCCCGCCTGAGGATCATGGGCTCTTTGTGGGATAAAGCCTGAACTTGTAAGCCTTAAGCATGTACAGTTCTAAGCTGTTATAGTATATTAAGGTTCATAGCGTAGGGCGGGGTACGATTCATCTCCGGCCTAAAGACCGGAGCCCTCTCTACCCCTGCGCCCCAGCACTGTAGTCCTATAAGATGGAATTAAAAAAGCAAGGAGGTCATCTGACGGAAACTTGCATTTTATCTGTTCGTCCCTCCACCCGTATTCATGATCTGATTCATGGAATCAACCGGGTAACCCATAGACCTGGAGAAGTTGAACAGCTGTAGGGCAAGGTTGGTGAACTCCTGGCCCAGCGACTGAGAAAGGAGCGACTGCGCCCCGCTGGAGATGTCCATCTCAATTTCTATGTCGCCCTCCAGGATGACCCCCTCCAGGCTCTGAACCTGGTAATCGGATAACGCCTCGTTTATGTCTTTCATTTTCATGGAACTTTTCTCATCTGCCATTTTGTCCTCCTCTTTTGACCATTTCAGCCCTTTTTAAGTGGGAGATGGAGGTGGTGACAAACCGCAGGTTAGCCCCAACCTCCTGATTTGAATGGTTGTGTGGAATTCTTAATCCACTAAGTTTGAGTTAATACAAATTAATTTTACTTAAAGTTTGCGGTTAAAAGATCTATAAACGCTTAAAATAATTTTTATAAAAAATTGGTATGGAGCTGAGACTCTCTCCCCAAGAGCATCTTCAGGGTTTGGGGAAAACAAATACCAAATCAGGAAATTCCATACCTAAATAATCGGTCATATACTCTTTATACGCCTCTGTCGGATCTGCAGCGAACTCCGGATGGAGCAGCTTGGCCCAGTATAGGTATCCTACCACGCTATCCAGCCCCGTCATCAGCTCGTTGCTGATCAAGTATACCCGTTGGTTTTTCACCGCATCTATGCTCTCCCATCCATCGCGGCTTGAGATCTCTTCGATCAACGCCTCGGGCTCATCAGTGCTGTTCCAGCCCCAGTCCAACTCTGAGCTGTAAACGTACTTCATCAAGACCTCTGGATTCTCGGTGATGATCCACTCGCTATCCACATGCGGATAAGCTTCCGACATATTGGCAGCAATGTTCCTGCCGCCGGTCAGTTCAAGCACCAGGCTTCCCTTTGCCCCTTCTCCATATGTCCCAACATCATTTAGACCCTTAAAGCCCGTCTCCAAAAAGACGCTGGGCCGCTCATCCCGGCTCAAATTGTTCACATAATCATCTATCTGCCTTTCATATCCGGAGCGCCATTGAATATACCGGTCCTCTGCCCCATTCGTGCCCAGAATGTAGCTGAGCTTGACCAGCTCCTCCGTCACGAAGTTCGGATCTGTGAACTCCAGGACGACTACGGGTATTCCTGCGGGATCAAGCTTCTCCTCTGCTTCGGATATGGGCGGCCATTTTTCGTAGCTGATTACCAGATCCGGATCAAGGGAGATGGCCGCCTCATAATCCTCTATCTTCCAGCCGCCGACTGATGGCAGATCGGCAAACTCGGGGAAGAAGTAAGTCTTTTCATGAATGGCATTGGAGACGCCGACGACCTTCTCCGTCGCCTTCAAAACCTTGAATGCCTCAGCGGTAAGGCCGCTGGGAACGATGACTCTTTCCACAGGTATATCGATTGACACCGTCCGGTTGGCAGTATCCTTCAAGATGAGATTCGTTTCTCTGCCTGCTACGATGTCCTCGATCTGCGCGATGTCCTCCTGGCCGATATTGCCATCGTTATTGGCATCGGCCAGCTCGCTATATTCCTGTGTGCCATTGATGATCCCTTCAACATAATCGACGTCCCTTTGATCTATGGTATCATCCAGGTTTGCATTGCCATAGATCTTCAGGGTGAGATGAGATCCGCATGCCAGGATCGGCAGTGAGCACAGCATTAACCATGCCAATAGTATCCATATTCGCGTCTTACTAAGCATTTCGATCACCATTTTTTGATTAAAGGAAAGATTAATTGATTTAAGTCTTTCTCATCCGGACGAGGCTGCATTTGATTCATTGCCTCTCAGTATGACGCACCGGCCCAAGATTTATATACAACTTAATTTGTCTAAAAGCCAATTAATTTGACTAAATGGGAGGTAGTAACGTTGAGAAAAAAGGCTTTGCAGATCCTGATCTCTCTTTTATTGCTCATATCAGTATGCTGTGGAGAGACGGTAACCCTGATCGATTTTACTGGGCATCAGGTCGAGCTGTCCGCTCCCGTAACCAAGACAGTATCTCTC
Proteins encoded in this window:
- a CDS encoding protease inhibitor I42 family protein — its product is MLCIRDAFSRTPLRLPEAPEDEAEQGTSERLEAGNKTIGQTVTESIQEAVSIDQSRVGQQTTSTTGIEAQSWSKTLGSSVCDNAPCEPVINATMGEEFNITIPSNPSTGFEWWTEFDPQFLTLVGARSTQDNVSLEMVGVPENEIFTYRAVIPGETEVYLLLLQPWENGTIAERLIYPVNIAE
- a CDS encoding IS110 family RNA-guided transposase, with product MDSDKEIVCGADIHKDFLIATMISRSGLKLQERFNMNQDGLLAFRSWIINHRCQRLAVESTGGFWYPIFTILEGHVEFILANAYQIRNIEHKKTDKLDSERIAIYCLNNLITPSRIYPKDYRDLRSITRARETLVNARSKIKNQIHQSLSACCIKLSSVISDSFGKSGRYIIDRLLEGKTIDQIISGIPSKRIRKKEDELREAIKNGLDPVQVFLIKANLDVIDDISKKIKILEAEIAEKVKPFEDDLKIILSVPGVGFISAATIIAEMGDYRDFPSADKMAKYFGIVPSVYQSAGKLRTGKITKTGSKHMRRILVEAAKAISRTKKNSRLMRFFQRILARCGKKNIATVALARKVLCIIYHLLMNHENYQEPEVTKTKPKIPSSVSPIRMMDIDEMIKIISQAGYLVEKDLKEGCG
- a CDS encoding helix-turn-helix domain-containing protein, producing MLKAYKFRLYPTKSP
- a CDS encoding ABC transporter substrate-binding protein, translating into MLCSLPILACGSHLTLKIYGNANLDDTIDQRDVDYVEGIINGTQEYSELADANNDGNIGQEDIAQIEDIVAGRETNLILKDTANRTVSIDIPVERVIVPSGLTAEAFKVLKATEKVVGVSNAIHEKTYFFPEFADLPSVGGWKIEDYEAAISLDPDLVISYEKWPPISEAEEKLDPAGIPVVVLEFTDPNFVTEELVKLSYILGTNGAEDRYIQWRSGYERQIDDYVNNLSRDERPSVFLETGFKGLNDVGTYGEGAKGSLVLELTGGRNIAANMSEAYPHVDSEWIITENPEVLMKYVYSSELDWGWNSTDEPEALIEEISSRDGWESIDAVKNQRVYLISNELMTGLDSVVGYLYWAKLLHPEFAADPTEAYKEYMTDYLGMEFPDLVFVFPKP